CAAGATTATACAGGAGCAGTTGCGAAACTGAGTGTAGCAATAGTGTTGCAGGGTAACCTGGAGCACCTGGCCTCTCCTGGGAGTAGTGACTTGCAGACTGAGTGGTTAGACTGGCTGGGGATGGGGCAAGGACAGCACACCTGGCTGGACTGAGGGCAAAGGCTTAGAGTAAAACACTGTCGGGGAGCAGGTGATCTATAGGCTTGTGATAGTTGGAGCACAGACTGTGAGGTATCTCCCTTGAGTGGAAGCTGACTGTCAGATGGGGTCAGTGCTTGGCACTCCCTGACTGCCAAGCTCAGGAGTTGGTCCTCCACCTGGGGAGAGATGCAGTCAGACTTTTAAGTTTGGGAGATGTTCCAGGACCATCTGGAGGGAGTGGGGGTCTCCATAGTCCCATTCTCTGGGCCCCAAGCCCTGGATTGGGCTGGAGACAAGGCAGGAGAGGAAGCCACACCAGTGTGTTTAGGGAATGgcaggatttatgagaaaagaaatGGGGTTCCATTTGCCTGTATCCCAGCCTGAGAGCAGGAAACCCAAGACAATTCAGTCACACCAAGATGGTGCATGCTGCAGGGCCCACCCCTTGCTGTCCTGCTGACCTGGGCAGTGAGGAGAGCTGCACTTCTGAGGCTGCAGGTGCAAAGCAGGCGCCCACCTTTGCCCCTAGTACTGCAGGCTGCTGCCAGGTGGGTCTCAGCAGTTGTCATTAAGCTCCAGGAAGACAATTTTTGAGCTGGATCTGATGCCTGGGGTGGCCTGGTGGGTGGCCAGCCctggaggagagaaggaggcaCCCCAGGCAGGGGAAGCATAGGCTGTAACTGAAGGTCTATTGGATAAGTAGTTGTGACCAGGGTAGGGGCAGTTGGAGCCTTGTGAATTCTCATGATAGGTGCCCCAACCACTCTTcaccaaaagaaaacaagttgTTTTGAGAGatgctctctgtcacccaggctggagtacggtggcaccatcagggctcactgcagcctccgtctcccaggctcaggtgatcctcctcagccacccaggtacctgggaccacaggtgcacgccaccacacctggctaatgttttgtattttttgtacagatcaggttttgccatgttgtcaaGCCTgggtcaaactcctgggttcaagcaacccaCCCGCCtgagccttccagagtgctggaattagaggcgtgagcccctgcacccagccagaaggtttttttttaaaattttttagatggagtctcactcttacccaggctggagttcagtggcatgatcttggctcacggcaacttctgcctcccaggttcaagctattctcctgccccagcctcctgagtagctgggattacaggcgtgcaccaccacgcctggctaatttttatgtttttagtagagacaggatttcaccatgtttgccaggctggtctcgaactcctgacctctggtgatccacccgccttggcctcccaaagtgctaggattacaggcatgagccatcactcccaaccctgaaattattttttattatacagataatatacaataataatggaaaactagaaaatgctaaacagggaaaaagaaaataaaaccacccATATTTGTAACATCCAGACACAATGAGTGCTCACATCCTGATAAATCACTTTCCAGATTTTCTTCTGTGCATAGATGCATGTGGGAACCATGCGGTATTCTGCCAAAATGGTTCACCGTGAGGTGAGGTCTGGCAGTGCCCCATGCAGCGTCGGGAGCTTTGTCCTGTGACCCACCCAATTCCATGTCATTAACCCCTTCTGCTTTGCTGGGACTGAAATTGTGTGCCTGTGATGTGAAGAGAGGACTTCTGATACAGAAAAAGGAATTAAGACCCTTCCCCCATGACCCTGTGTTCCTTACCCCTCCAACCCCCAACTAGATTCCAATAGGAGAGCCCACAGGCTCTTCTCTCAGGGTCCCCAAACCTCCCACCCTCAGAGGCTGTGGCCAGAGTACCTAATGCTCACTGTGCCCAGCAGGTCCTGACCACGACCCTCACTCAGAGCTGAGGGCCTCCTTCCTGCCACTAGAGGCCCCACATGGCCATTAGGCCGTACCCACAGGAAGAGGCTTGAGCGGAAAGTGGGGAGCGAGCCTCGAAGGAAGAGCAGCCAGGCCCGGGGCACTGTCACTTGCCGTCCCCTCTGCAGCTCCAGATGTGTGGTTTGCATGGCTGTGGCCAGAGCAGCACTTTGGCCAGAGCCCAGGGCCTGTGGTTTCACATGCCCGACCCAGGTCAGCAGCAGGATGGGGACCACAGAGGCAAAGAGCAGCCAGAGGAGACCCAAGACATAGAAGCCCAAGGGGAGGAGGCAGCAAAAGTCGGGGTGGAGAAAAGGGTCATTTCTGGAGCTCTCGAAATGCCCTTGGAGCACCCCACGGAGCTCTGGTGGCTGATCAAATTCAGGGAGGGTTTTTTTGGTGGATTCTAAGAGTGATATGGGTTTTGAGGTAGTTAAAAATATGATGCTTTTTGGAGCGATCAGGCTTGTGGCAGACTCCGGGATGGTCGGGCTTGTGGAGATGGTCGGGCTTGGGGCGGGCTCTGGGGTGGGCTGCGGGGTGGTCGGGCTTGGGGCGGGCTCTGGGGTGGGCTGCGGGGTGGTCGGGCTTGGGGCGGGCTCTGGGGTGGGCTGCGGGGTGGTCGGGCTTGGGGCGGGCTCTGAGGTGGGCTGCGGGGTGGTCGGGCTTGGGGCGGGCTCTGGGGTGGGCTGCGGGGTGGTCGGGCTTGGGGCGGGCTCTGGGGTGGGCTGCGGGGTGGTCGGGCTTGGGGTGGGCTCTGGGGTGGGCTGCGGGGTGATCGGGCTTGGGGTGGGCTCTGGGGTGGTTGGGCTTCTGGTGGGCTCCAGGACGGGCTCTGAGGTGGTCGGGCTTGGGGTTGGTTCAGTAGTGGATTTTGGAGTTTTGGAGAATGTGATGGATTCCATGTGAATTGTGAAATCTGGGATCCATCTAGCTGGGAATGTGGGCTGCTCCTTAGTGGATCCTTGTGTTGGATGCAAGGAGGAGGGCATTTGGCTGTCCAGAGAAGCAGTAGACCGTGAGTAGAATAGACCCCGGGGGGTTGTATGGGCTTTGGTGGGGAACTTGACCACAGTCCTTGTGGCATGCACCTTATCATCCTCAGTGTCCTCTTCTGTGTAGTAATCATATAGGTCTGTGTCACCTTCATCACCAAGGGTGGGGCATCCCTTTCCTGGGTATTTGTAGACGGGAACCTTATCTGAATTGTCACACTGCACACTGGCCACGTTAGAGGTCATGGCCTTGACGTCCACACCTTGCTTCCATACGTAGACATTTTCGGCATTGTCCTGCAGCCAGCGACGAAAATAGAGGATCTCACAGTTGCATAACCAGGGGTTCCCGTGGAGAAAAGCAAAAGGCAGGAGGTGGGACCCAAAAAAGCCCTTTGGTATCGTATACAGCGAGTTCTCTTGGAGGAGAAGGGTGTCGAGATTCCCCAGCCCATTCAGGAGCCCAGCGGGGAGCTCAGTCAAGTTGTTGTTAGCTAGACTCAGCTTCTCCAGCTTGGGTGTGGGTGTCAGGAGCCCTGGGGGCAGGGTCTTCAGCTCATTGCCTTTCAGGTAGAGCTCTTGGAGTTCGCCAAGACCACGCAGGGCACCAAGAGGCAGCGAGGTCAGCCGGTTGAAGGAGACGTCCAGGATGGTGAGAGCAGGCAGTGTCTGCCCTAGCAAGGGCAGGCGTTGCAGCTTATTGTGGGATAGATCCAGGGTCCCCAGCGCTGGCAGCGTCCCATCGACCTGGAGCTTGGTGAGCTCGCAGTTATCTAGGTACAGCTGAGTGAGGCGAGTGAAAGGCATCAGGGTTGCCAGGGAGAAGGTGTACAGGAGGTTCTCACCCAAGTGGAGGATGGTTGTGTCTTTCGGCAGGTCTGGAGGCAGCGCTGTCAGATTCCTCTTGTCACAGTTCACTTCTAGGTGGCTGGCCACTTTGGAGACCTCACAGATGGGGTGGGGGTGTAAGGGGCTTGGCAGCAGGAGCAGCAAGAGGAGGAGAGGCATGAGGACCTGTGGGCAAGGGGGCCTTGAGTGGACCCCCCTGAAGcccctggaagcattcccccagGTCCCAGTCCCCTTCCCCCTGCAGCTTCGCTTCCAGAAACAGCATCCACACCTcctgtcctccctcctcccatctcccaCCCTTGCTTGCAGAACTTAAACTACTAGCTCCAGGCCCTTGGTCTTTCCCCTCCCTCAGacccctctcctgccccagcagCAACCCTGGCTTACAGGCAGGCAGAAAGACCTCCGAAGGCACAGAGTGTCTTCTAGGGTGCCACTCGACTCCGTCCTTCTCTCTTCTAGCCCCATGGAGGACTAAGCCAGTGGCAAGgaaggggatgggggtgaggaggAAATGCAGGCCTGATAGGGATTCCAGTGACCGGGAATCCCTTGGACACAAGCCCTTATCGCCTCACTCCACAGCTTTCCCCCAAGCCCTCTTTGTGGTTCTCTCTTCCGCTTTCCTTTTACACAGGGGAGATGGGGATGGACTCCTCCAAATGGCCTTCTGCCATCTTTTAAAAACCTCTCCAGGGCCGggtgcgtggctcacgcctgtaatcccagaactttgggaggctgaggtaggcggatcacctgaggtcggcagtttgagaccagcctgaccaacacggggaaaccctatctctactaaaaatacattaaccaggcgtggtggcgcatgcctgtaatcccagctactcgggaggctgaggcaggagaatcgcttgaacccgggaggtggaaggaggttgcggtgagccgagatcgtgccattgtactccagcctgggtgacaagagcgaaactccatcttaaaaacaaaaaaacctctccaGGTGCCCCCTTATCTTCCTCTTCACAGCTGCGTTCTGAGAGTTGCCTACTTTTAATTCTCTcccacctttctctctgccttctcacCCCAGTCTATGCTGATTTCTTTCCCCTGCTACTCCACTGACTCAGTTCTTACCATGGTCTTTAATGCCCTCCCTCCCCTACATCCATGGGACACTTCTCTGCTGTGATCTTACTTTATTTCGGCAGCCTGCATACCCATGGCCACTCGCCCCTTGGGATTCTCTTTTTGGCCTCTATGACACATGACCCTGtaattttcttggttttcttcttaCCTGTTTGGTTGGGCTTTCTCAGCCTCCTTCATAGATTCCCCTTCTTGAACAATTAAACTGCCCCCAGAGTTTGTGCTTAggctctcttctttcccttttttttgagacagagtctcgctctgtcacccaggctggagtacagtggcacgatctcagttcactgcaacctctgcctcccaggttcaagcaattctcccgcctcagcctcccaagtagctgggattacaggcgtgcgcctcaattcccagctaatttttagatttttagtagagatggggtttcaccatgttggtcagcctggtctcgaactcctgatctcaagtgatccgcccacattggcttcctgaagtgctgggattagaggcatgagccaccgcgcccggccttctcttcttttcttatgCTATGCAACCACTTGAGTTTATCCTCATCCATTCCCTTGCCTTCAACCACCACCTACAACCTAATGACTCTCAAATCTATGTCTCTAGTCCAGACCTTTCTCCTGACACACAAGCACATATGTCCAGCTGCCTTCTGGACATCTCTACTTGGATGTCCCACAGACatcaaaacaatatgttcaaagcTGAACTCACCATCTCTCTCCAAATGGCTTCTCCTCCTGTGTTGCTCAGCCTGGTGAATGGCACCATCATCCACTCATTTACCTAACCATTCAATCAACACAAACAAAATCCCTAATAGTCATCTCTAACATCTCCCGTCTTTCATCCCCATCACCAAGTCCTGCTGATTTTATCTCGCGTCTCTCTCAAATCTGCTCTCCATCCACACCATCCTGCCAGCATTCGTAGGCCAAGGTTGTAAGGTTgttgttatttcttcttcatcctcctcctcctcctcttcttcctcctcttcctcctttcttcttctttctttctcttcttctttctttttttttttttctttttgagatggagtcttgccctgtctcccaggctgga
The sequence above is drawn from the Symphalangus syndactylus isolate Jambi chromosome 20, NHGRI_mSymSyn1-v2.1_pri, whole genome shotgun sequence genome and encodes:
- the GP1BA gene encoding platelet glycoprotein Ib alpha chain; translated protein: MPLLLLLLLLPSPLHPHPICEVSKVASHLEVNCDKRNLTALPPDLPKDTTILHLGENLLYTFSLATLMPFTRLTQLYLDNCELTKLQVDGTLPALGTLDLSHNKLQRLPLLGQTLPALTILDVSFNRLTSLPLGALRGLGELQELYLKGNELKTLPPGLLTPTPKLEKLSLANNNLTELPAGLLNGLGNLDTLLLQENSLYTIPKGFFGSHLLPFAFLHGNPWLCNCEILYFRRWLQDNAENVYVWKQGVDVKAMTSNVASVQCDNSDKVPVYKYPGKGCPTLGDEGDTDLYDYYTEEDTEDDKVHATRTVVKFPTKAHTTPRGLFYSRSTASLDSQMPSSLHPTQGSTKEQPTFPARWIPDFTIHMESITFSKTPKSTTEPTPSPTTSEPPTPEPAPSPTTPQPTPEPAPSPTTPQPTSEPAPSPTTPQPTPEPAPSPTTPQPTPEPAPSPTTPQPTPEPAPSPTISTSPTIPESATSLIAPKSIIFLTTSKPISLLESTKKTLPEFDQPPELRGVLQGHFESSRNDPFLHPDFCCLLPLGFYVLGLLWLLFASVVPILLLTWVGHVKPQALGSGQSAALATAMQTTHLELQRGRQVTVPRAWLLFLRGSLPTFRSSLFLWVRPNGHVGPLVAGRRPSALSEGRGQDLLGTVSIRYSGHSL